The proteins below come from a single Comamonas antarctica genomic window:
- a CDS encoding DUF1653 domain-containing protein, with protein sequence MTATDSDLPAIQPTAPGLYRHYKGGLYQVIDMVRHSETLEAMTLYRALYGARGLWVRPAAMFAESVEFDGRRQPRFARLGDYSPEAESAARK encoded by the coding sequence ATGACTGCCACCGACTCCGACCTGCCTGCCATCCAGCCCACCGCGCCCGGCCTGTACCGCCACTACAAGGGCGGGCTTTATCAAGTGATCGACATGGTGCGCCACAGCGAAACGCTCGAAGCCATGACGCTCTACCGCGCGCTGTATGGCGCGCGCGGCCTGTGGGTGCGGCCCGCGGCGATGTTTGCCGAAAGCGTGGAATTCGACGGACGGCGCCAGCCCCGTTTCGCGCGGCTGGGCGATTACTCGCCCGAGGCGGAAAGCGCGGCGCGGAAATAG
- a CDS encoding RsmB/NOP family class I SAM-dependent RNA methyltransferase, which produces MHPKALLDACAELVKLTLTFEHPADAVVSRYFRDNRQLGPRERATLAETAFAVLRKKLLFESLARSGSGPRERRLAILGFHGPRDFLKAALSPQEITWLEQCDAVKPEDLMEPHRHNLPAWLVEPLKAQLGDDFWTLAQSMEEGAPLDLRVNALKDKRADVQKELAKAGIQAQPTPFSPWGLRIEGKPALTKLDAFTRGAIEVQDEGSQLLALLLDAKRGEMVVDFCAGAGGKTLAIGASMRSTGRLYAFDVSGHRLEALKPRMARSGLSNVHPAAIAHERDERIKRLSGKIDRVLVDAPCSGLGTLRRNPDLKWRQSEQAIAELTVKQASILDSAARLVKSGGRLVYATCSILPEENEAIAEAFSAAHPDFVPLHAAQLLEQLKVAAAEGLCSGGESGGRYLRLWPHLHQTDGFFAAVWVRK; this is translated from the coding sequence ATGCACCCCAAAGCCCTTCTCGATGCTTGCGCCGAACTGGTCAAGCTGACCCTGACATTTGAACACCCGGCCGATGCCGTGGTGTCCCGCTATTTCCGTGACAACCGCCAGCTGGGCCCGCGCGAGCGCGCCACCCTGGCCGAGACCGCGTTTGCCGTCCTGCGCAAGAAGCTGTTGTTCGAGAGCCTCGCGCGCTCGGGCAGCGGCCCGCGCGAGCGCCGCCTCGCCATCCTGGGCTTCCACGGCCCGCGCGACTTCCTCAAGGCCGCGCTGAGCCCGCAGGAAATCACCTGGCTCGAACAGTGCGATGCCGTCAAGCCCGAAGACCTGATGGAGCCGCACCGCCACAACCTGCCGGCCTGGCTGGTCGAGCCGCTCAAGGCCCAGCTTGGCGACGATTTCTGGACGCTGGCGCAAAGCATGGAAGAGGGCGCACCGCTGGACCTGCGCGTCAATGCGCTCAAGGACAAGCGCGCCGATGTGCAAAAGGAACTGGCCAAGGCCGGCATCCAGGCCCAGCCCACGCCGTTCTCGCCCTGGGGCCTGCGCATCGAAGGCAAGCCTGCGCTGACCAAGCTCGACGCGTTCACGCGCGGCGCGATCGAAGTGCAAGATGAAGGCTCGCAGTTGCTGGCCCTGCTGCTCGATGCCAAGCGCGGCGAAATGGTGGTGGACTTCTGCGCCGGCGCCGGCGGCAAGACGCTGGCCATTGGCGCCAGCATGCGCAGCACCGGCCGTCTGTATGCGTTCGACGTGTCGGGCCACCGGCTGGAGGCGCTCAAGCCGCGCATGGCGCGCAGCGGGCTGTCCAATGTCCACCCCGCGGCCATTGCGCACGAGCGCGACGAACGCATCAAGCGCCTGTCGGGCAAGATCGACCGCGTGCTGGTCGATGCGCCTTGCTCGGGCCTGGGCACGCTGCGCCGCAATCCCGACCTCAAATGGCGCCAGTCCGAGCAGGCAATCGCCGAGCTGACCGTCAAGCAGGCGTCGATTCTCGACAGCGCCGCGCGCCTGGTGAAATCCGGCGGGCGCCTGGTCTACGCGACCTGCTCCATCCTGCCCGAGGAAAACGAGGCCATTGCCGAAGCCTTCAGCGCCGCCCATCCCGACTTCGTACCCCTGCACGCCGCGCAGCTGCTGGAGCAGCTCAAGGTGGCGGCAGCCGAGGGCCTGTGCAGCGGCGGCGAGTCCGGCGGCCGCTATCTGCGCCTGTGGCCGCATCTGCACCAGACCGATGGTTTCTTTGCGGCGGTCTGGGTGCGCAAGTAA
- the purN gene encoding phosphoribosylglycinamide formyltransferase produces the protein MKNIVILISGSGSNMAAIIQAAQQQDWAKTLNARVAAVVSNKADAKGLEFARQHGIATEVLDHKAFASREAFDAALSEVIDQYQPVLVVLAGFMRILTPGFVGHYAGRLVNIHPSLLPAFTGLHTHQRAIDAGCRFAGATVHEVTAELDVGPILAQAVVPVLPGDTAQSLAARVLVQEHAMYPQAVADWLSKQAG, from the coding sequence ATGAAAAACATCGTGATTTTGATCTCTGGCAGCGGCTCCAACATGGCAGCCATCATCCAGGCCGCCCAACAGCAGGACTGGGCCAAGACCCTGAACGCGCGCGTCGCCGCGGTCGTCAGCAACAAGGCCGACGCCAAAGGCCTGGAATTCGCGCGCCAGCATGGCATTGCCACCGAGGTGCTGGACCACAAGGCCTTTGCCAGCCGCGAGGCGTTCGACGCCGCCTTGAGCGAAGTCATCGACCAATACCAGCCCGTGCTGGTGGTGCTGGCAGGCTTCATGCGCATCCTGACACCGGGCTTCGTGGGCCATTATGCGGGCCGGCTGGTCAATATCCACCCCTCGCTGCTGCCGGCCTTCACCGGCCTGCACACGCACCAGCGCGCCATCGACGCGGGCTGCAGGTTCGCCGGCGCAACCGTGCATGAAGTCACCGCCGAGCTCGATGTCGGGCCCATCCTCGCGCAGGCCGTGGTGCCGGTGCTGCCGGGCGACACGGCGCAGTCGCTCGCGGCACGGGTGCTGGTGCAGGAGCATGCGATGTATCCGCAGGCCGTGGCGGACTGGCTCAGCAAGCAGGCCGGATAG
- a CDS encoding S8 family peptidase — translation MKRYITLHYVFQRRISKRELDTGMFSLAHALPRISTEQLSDRAVSELKSDPQIQLVVPAMPVRLITPVPADTLSLTANWGIKAVRADKSVYDGAGVCVAILDTGIDSDHPAFAGMTLVQKDFSEHGNGDRNGHGTHCAGTIFGRNDGGRRIGIARGVERALIAKVLGDDGAGQSEMIFQALTWAMEEHADIISLSLGFDFPGMISRLVADGWPLNMATSTALEAYGGNLRMFDAIMAVFKAQAAFGTSPLVIAAAGNESRRDIKPEFRVAASLPAAAADVLSVAAVGRHDGKYAVADFSNIQALLAAPGVDITSAWPGGGLRTISGTSMACPHVTGVAALWWQFLRQSGIKPTARNVASRLISNARKNVFIPNTDESDVGQGLVTAP, via the coding sequence ATGAAACGCTACATCACGCTGCACTACGTCTTTCAACGCCGCATCAGCAAACGCGAACTCGATACCGGCATGTTTTCGCTGGCCCATGCCCTGCCCAGGATCTCCACCGAGCAACTGTCGGACCGGGCGGTGAGTGAGCTCAAATCCGATCCGCAGATCCAGCTTGTGGTCCCCGCCATGCCCGTGCGCCTCATTACCCCGGTTCCCGCGGACACCCTGTCGCTGACCGCCAACTGGGGCATCAAGGCAGTGCGCGCCGACAAAAGCGTTTATGACGGCGCCGGAGTCTGCGTGGCCATCCTCGATACCGGCATTGATTCCGACCATCCGGCCTTTGCCGGCATGACGCTCGTGCAAAAGGATTTCAGCGAACATGGCAATGGCGACCGCAACGGCCATGGCACGCACTGCGCAGGCACCATCTTCGGCCGCAACGATGGAGGACGGCGCATCGGCATTGCGCGCGGCGTCGAGCGCGCGCTGATCGCCAAGGTGCTGGGCGACGACGGCGCGGGCCAGTCGGAGATGATCTTCCAAGCGTTGACCTGGGCCATGGAGGAACATGCCGACATCATCTCGCTGTCGCTGGGCTTTGATTTTCCGGGCATGATCTCGCGCCTCGTGGCCGATGGCTGGCCGCTGAACATGGCCACCTCGACGGCGCTCGAGGCCTATGGCGGCAACCTGCGCATGTTCGATGCCATCATGGCGGTGTTCAAGGCCCAGGCGGCCTTTGGCACATCGCCGCTGGTGATTGCCGCGGCCGGCAATGAAAGCCGGCGCGACATCAAGCCCGAATTCCGCGTCGCCGCCTCGCTGCCCGCGGCCGCGGCCGATGTTCTTTCGGTTGCCGCCGTAGGCCGCCACGACGGCAAATACGCGGTCGCTGATTTTTCCAACATCCAGGCGCTGCTGGCCGCACCCGGCGTCGACATCACCTCCGCCTGGCCTGGCGGCGGCCTGCGCACCATCAGCGGCACCAGCATGGCCTGCCCGCATGTGACCGGAGTGGCCGCGCTGTGGTGGCAGTTCCTGCGCCAGTCCGGGATCAAGCCCACGGCCAGGAACGTCGCCTCGCGCCTGATCTCCAACGCCCGCAAGAACGTGTTCATTCCCAACACCGACGAATCCGATGTGGGCCAGGGCCTGGTCACCGCGCCATGA
- a CDS encoding DesA family fatty acid desaturase: MWYPENALVAEALQWLGRGLWPLAWWQLILVGLATTHLTIIAVTLFLHRCQTHRALELGPVPSHFFRFWLWLTTGMVTREWVAIHRKHHAKCETPDDPHSPQQRGLRKVLWQGAELYRGESANAQTLRTYGQGTPDDWLERRLYSRFAGLGITLLLVLELLLFGFAGLALWAVQMAWIPFWAAGVVNGIGHFWGYRNFEVQDASRNISPWGVLIGGEELHNNHHTYPTAAKFSVRRHEFDIGWAYIRLLQGLGWARVRKTPPRWREGAARAEADEATLEALIAHRYEAMARYARGLRAACQAEVRSLKARQAHRDEVSRLQAVRRWLVRDQERLPQSARAQLAQVRAAHPVLDQMLTMREELRQLWLNTSRTRDQLTAELRAWCRKAEASNIGMLQEFSRALRAVRQ; this comes from the coding sequence ATGTGGTATCCCGAAAATGCTCTCGTGGCCGAGGCCCTGCAATGGCTGGGCCGGGGCCTGTGGCCGCTGGCCTGGTGGCAACTGATTCTGGTGGGGCTGGCCACCACCCATCTCACGATCATCGCGGTCACGCTGTTCCTGCACCGCTGCCAGACCCACCGCGCGCTGGAGCTGGGCCCCGTCCCCTCGCATTTCTTCCGATTCTGGCTCTGGCTGACAACCGGCATGGTCACGCGCGAATGGGTTGCCATCCACCGCAAGCACCACGCCAAATGCGAGACGCCCGACGATCCGCACAGCCCGCAGCAGCGCGGCCTGCGCAAGGTGTTGTGGCAGGGCGCCGAGCTGTATCGCGGCGAATCCGCGAACGCGCAGACGCTGCGCACCTACGGCCAGGGCACGCCCGACGACTGGCTGGAGCGCCGCCTCTACAGCCGCTTTGCCGGCCTGGGCATCACACTGCTGCTGGTGCTCGAGCTGCTGTTGTTCGGCTTTGCGGGCCTGGCATTGTGGGCCGTGCAGATGGCCTGGATTCCATTCTGGGCCGCGGGCGTGGTCAATGGCATCGGGCACTTCTGGGGCTACCGCAATTTCGAGGTGCAGGACGCGAGCCGCAACATCTCGCCCTGGGGCGTGCTGATCGGCGGCGAGGAACTGCACAACAACCACCACACCTATCCCACGGCGGCCAAGTTCTCGGTGCGGCGCCATGAGTTCGATATCGGCTGGGCCTATATCCGTCTGTTGCAGGGCCTGGGCTGGGCGCGGGTCAGGAAAACGCCGCCGCGCTGGCGCGAGGGCGCGGCGCGTGCCGAGGCCGACGAAGCCACGCTCGAAGCGCTGATCGCGCACCGCTACGAAGCCATGGCGCGCTATGCGCGCGGCCTGCGCGCGGCCTGCCAGGCCGAGGTGCGAAGCCTCAAGGCGCGCCAGGCGCACCGCGATGAGGTGTCGCGGCTGCAGGCAGTGCGGCGCTGGCTGGTGCGCGACCAGGAGCGCTTGCCGCAGAGCGCGCGCGCCCAGCTGGCGCAGGTGCGTGCCGCGCACCCGGTGCTGGACCAGATGCTGACCATGCGGGAAGAACTGCGCCAGCTCTGGCTCAACACCTCCCGCACGCGCGACCAGCTCACGGCCGAGTTGCGTGCCTGGTGCCGCAAGGCCGAAGCCAGCAATATCGGCATGCTGCAGGAATTTTCCCGGGCGCTGCGCGCAGTGCGCCAATAG